The following are from one region of the Accipiter gentilis unplaced genomic scaffold, bAccGen1.1, whole genome shotgun sequence genome:
- the LOC126036885 gene encoding antigen WC1.1-like — protein MLVFEGAAEVRLVNGGRRCAGRVEVKHGGKWGTVCSHYWSMNDAVVVCKQLGCGSAVGAPQYGYFGAGSGPIWMDAVDCKGTESALSDCKHRGWGKHYCIHTYDAGVMCSGFVQLVEGKSHCSGRVEIHDEDQWKTVCDSHFSPNAADVVCRELQCGVALPVTGPAHFGEGVSPIWDGELQCVGNESRLMSCHRGSSRDQPCTHVNSAVVTCTQYTGFKLVNGSTACAGRVEVQVSGTWGTLCASHWDLSDAHVLCRQLNCGFAESIPGGEHFGRGTVPVWRDSFHCDGTETHLGQCPVITLGASPCSHGNSAAVVCSGSAGFASLRLVGGETRCDGQVEIFQNGTWGRVLDDQWDVQEASVVCRQLRCGDAGTAYNPPKPERGTGPVGLRGVRCTGHEASLALCNTSLPESAPAAGVVEDVGVICWWSQRVRLVNGSGRCAGRVEIYYQGIWGTVCDDGWDLSDATVVCHQLDCGGAVEAAGSAQFGEGSGQIWLDGVNCSGAEAALWDCPAGPWGHHDCGHKEDAGVVCSEFVALRLENSDGCSGRLQIFYNGTWGSICSNSMALDTVSLACKELGCGDGGTLETPLSYGRVSGPTWLDNVQCGEKTSSFWQCPSAPWNPQSCEDSREEIHITCNGRRPEMPSVPLAPCPNSTTCTDREKIRAVGGEGRCSGRVEVWHRGAWGTVCDDSWDMRDAEVACRQLGCGPAVSALHEAAFGMGTGPIWLEQVECRGTELSLQDCWAQPGDGGACRHKEDAAVNCSGETAASPPQADSPRGRPTVSGRVSVPVIICIILGVLLCLLLALLAGQALSTRAGRRGSRSAQEMFPEAVYEEIGYSPVWEKQARFGRSSSYSEETLTQLQPYPGVSKEEDGLGSAADVLVPPGGDPADGYDDAREVSGPEEDVAPGQGEREMPREPAERAEPRDAPGGTSLHSWRRAGVPGAEGGTWPLSLGSMAYDDAEEVSPAHFPEDTMAVTPELCAQQSRSPRP, from the exons ATGTTGGTGTTTGAAGGGGCTGCGGAGGTGAGGCTGGTGAATGGCGGCAGGCGCTGTGCTGGAAGAGTGGAGGTGAAACATGGTGGCAAGTGGGGGACCGTGTGTAGTCACTACTGGAGCATGAACGATGCAGTTGTGGTTTgtaagcagctgggctgtgggtctGCTGTTGGAGCTCCTCAGTATGGATACTTtggagcaggatctggccccattTGGATGGATGCTGTTGACTGTAAAGGCACCGAGTCTGCCCTGTCTGACTGCAAACACAGAGGATGGGGTAAACACTACTGCATTCATACTTACGATGCTGGCGTGATGTGTTCAG gatttgtcCAGCTGGTGGAAGGGAAGAGCCATTGCTCAGGACGTGTGGAGATCCATGATGAGGACCAGTGGAAAACTGTCTGTGATTCACATTTTAGTCCCAACGCTGCTGATGTTGTCTGCAGGGAGTTGCAGTGCGGCGTGGCCCTGCCTGTCACTGGGCCAGCTCACTTTGGAGAAGGGGTCAGTCCCATCTGGGATGGAGAGCTGCAGTGTGTAGGAAATGAATCCCGCCTCATGTCCTGCCACAGAGGGTCCTCCAGGGACCAGCCCTGCACCCATGTGAACAGCGCGGTTGTCACCTGCACAC AATACACAGGATTCAAGCTGGTGAACGGCAGCACAGCATGTGCAGGGAGGGTAGAGGTCCAGGTGTCGGGGACCTGGGGGACTCTCTGTGCCTCCCACTGGGATCTCTCGGATGCCCATGTTCTCTGTCGTCAACTCAACTGTGGGTTTGCTGAGTCCATTCCTGGAGGAGAGCATTTTGGGAGAGGAACTGTCCCTGTCTGGAGAGACTCATTCCACTGTGACGGGACAGAAACCCATCTGGGACAGTGCCCAGTGATCACCCTGGGGGCCTCACCATGCTCCCACGGGAACAGCGCTGCTGTCGTTTGCTCAG gctcagCCGGCTTTGCATCCCTGCGGCTGGTTGGTGGAGAGACCCGGTGCGATGGACAAGTGGAGATCTTCCAGAATGGGACATGGGGCAGAGTCCTGGATGACCAGTGGGACGTGCAGGAGGCCAGCGTGGTGTGCCGGCAGCTGCGGTGCGGAGACGCAGGGACAGCCTACAACCCCCCAAAGCCTGAGCGAGGGACGGGTCCCGTGGGGCTGCGAGGGGTCCGGTGCACAGGGCATGAGGCCAGCCTGGCCCTCTGCAACACCTCCCTGCCCGAGAGTGCACCAGCGGCAGGGGTTGTGGAGGACGTGGGAGTCATTTGCTGGT GGAGCCAAAGGGTCCGGCTGGTGAACGGGTCCGGGcgctgtgctgggagagtggaGATCTACTACCAGGGCATCTGGGGGACTGTCTGTGACGATGGCTGGGACCTGTCTGATGCCACCGTCGTTTGCCACCAGCTGGACTGTGGAGGGGCAGTGGAGGCAGCTGGCTCCGCTCAGTTTGGGGAAGGCTCCGGGCAGATCTGGCTGGATGGCGTGAACTGCTCTGGGGCTGAAGCTGCTCTCTGGGACTGCCCTGCCGGGCCCTGGGGGCACCACGACTGCGGGCACAAAGAGGATGCGGGAGTCGTCTGCTCAG AGTTCGTGGCCCTGAGGTTGGAGAACAGTGATGGCTGCTCCGGGCGCCTGCAGATTTTCTACAATGGAACGTGGGGCAGCATTTGCTCCAACTCAATGGCTCTTGACACGGTGTCGCTGGCAtgcaaggagctgggctgtggggatggAGGAACCCTGGAAACACCCCTGTCTTATGGAAGGGTGTCTGGCCCTACATGGCTGGATAACGTGCAGTGTGGGGAGAAAACCAGCTCCTTCTGGCAgtgtccctctgctccctggaacCCACAGTCATGTGAAGACTCACGAGAGGAGATCCACATCACCTGCAATG GGAGACGCCCAGAAATGCCCTCGGTCCCGCTGGCCCCGTGCCCCAACTCCACGACATGCACAG ACAGGGAGAAGATTCGTGCCGTGGGAGGTGAGGGCAGGTGCTCGGGCAGAGTGGAGGTCTGGCACCGTGGCGCTTGGGGGACGGTGTGCGACGACTCCTGGGACATGCGGGATGCTGAGGTggcgtgcaggcagctgggctgtggcccGGCAGTGTCTGCCCTGCATGAGGCTGCGTTTGGGATGGGGACGGGCCCCatctggctggagcaggtggagtgCCGTGGGACAGAGCtgtctctgcaggactgctgggCTCAGCCTGGGGATGGTGGTGCTTGCCGGCATAAAGAGGACGCTGCCGTGAACTGCTCAGGTGA GACAGCAGCATCCCCACCCCAAGCAG ATTCCCCCCGGGGCCGTCCGACTGTCAGCGGGAGAGTCTCAGTGCCCGTCATCATCTGCATCATCCTGGGGGTCCTTCTTTGCCTGCTCCTGGCCCTCCTGGCTGGGCAAGCGCTAAGCACCAGGGCTGGGCGCAGAG GCTCCAGGAGTGCTCAGGAGATGTTCCCTGAGGCTGTGTACGAGGAGATTGGTTACAGCCCAGTGTGGGAGAAGCAGGCGAGGTTTGGTCGCTCAA GCTCCTATTCAGAGGAGACCctgacccagctgcagccctaCCCTGGGGTCAGCAAGGAGGAGGATGGTCTGGGATCAGCAGCAG atgttcttgtCCCGCCTGGAGGTGACCCAGCAGATGGTTATGATGATGCCAGGGAGGTTTCTGGTCCAGAGGAGGATGTtgcccctgggcagggagagagggaaatgcCCAGGGAGCCAGCGGAAAGAGCAGAGCCCAGGGATGCACCCGGAG GGACCAGCCTGCACTCCTGGAGAAGAGCTGGGGTCCCTGGAGCTGAAGGAGGCACGTGGCCCTTGTCCCTGGGGAGCATGGCCTATGATGATGCTGAAGAGGTGTCTCCGGCACATTTCCCTGAGGACACAATGGCTGTGACACCAGAGCTCTGTGCACAACAGTCCAGGAGCCCCAGGCCATGA